One Pseudomonas sp. C27(2019) DNA window includes the following coding sequences:
- the dctM gene encoding C4-dicarboxylate TRAP transporter large permease protein DctM, which translates to MTILFLFLALFALMFIGVPVAASLGLAGSITIMMFSPDSVRSLAIKLFETSEHYTLLAIPFFLLAGSFMTTGGVARRLIDFANACVGHIRGGLAIGAVLACMLFAALSGSSPATVAAVGSIAIAGMVRSGYPQPFAAGIITNAGTLGILIPPSVVMVVYAAATETSVGTLFMAGVVPGVMLGVALMVAIYIIAVKKNLPALPRATVREWMSAARKAVWGLLLMVIILGGIYSGMFTPTEAAAVAAVYSAFIALFVYKDMRISEAPKVVLESAKLTIMLMFIIANAMLFAHVLTTEQIPQQITAMVLEAGLQPWMFLLVVNIVLLIAGAFMEPSAIILILAPILFPIAVQLGIDPIHLGIIMVVNMEIGLITPPVGLNLFVTSAVTGMPLSAVIRAALPWLMILLAFLMVITYVPSVSMGLPNLLGM; encoded by the coding sequence ATGACAATTCTGTTTCTGTTTTTAGCGTTATTTGCGCTGATGTTTATTGGTGTGCCAGTTGCCGCATCGCTGGGGTTGGCGGGCTCTATCACCATTATGATGTTTAGTCCTGACTCGGTGCGCTCATTAGCGATTAAGCTTTTCGAAACCAGTGAGCATTACACTTTGCTGGCTATTCCGTTCTTTTTACTGGCCGGTTCATTTATGACCACCGGCGGTGTGGCACGGCGCTTAATTGATTTTGCCAACGCCTGTGTCGGACATATTCGTGGTGGCTTAGCCATTGGTGCGGTATTGGCTTGCATGTTGTTTGCCGCATTGTCTGGCTCAAGTCCAGCGACTGTTGCCGCAGTGGGTTCGATTGCTATCGCAGGTATGGTGCGCTCGGGTTATCCGCAGCCGTTTGCTGCAGGCATTATCACCAATGCGGGTACGCTGGGTATTTTAATTCCGCCGTCGGTGGTGATGGTTGTCTACGCGGCAGCGACTGAAACATCAGTCGGCACCTTGTTTATGGCAGGTGTGGTGCCAGGTGTCATGCTGGGTGTTGCTTTAATGGTGGCTATCTACATTATTGCGGTGAAGAAAAACTTACCCGCATTACCGCGTGCGACCGTCAGGGAGTGGATGAGTGCCGCACGCAAAGCCGTTTGGGGCTTGTTGTTGATGGTGATTATCCTCGGTGGGATTTATTCGGGGATGTTTACTCCGACTGAAGCCGCCGCGGTTGCTGCTGTCTATTCTGCTTTTATTGCGTTGTTTGTTTACAAAGACATGCGCATTAGTGAAGCGCCTAAGGTGGTGCTGGAGTCCGCCAAACTCACTATCATGCTGATGTTTATCATCGCCAACGCCATGCTGTTTGCGCATGTCTTAACCACAGAGCAAATACCTCAGCAAATTACAGCGATGGTGTTAGAGGCGGGATTACAGCCTTGGATGTTCCTATTGGTGGTCAATATTGTTTTGCTGATTGCTGGCGCATTTATGGAGCCGTCGGCGATCATCTTGATTTTGGCACCCATCTTGTTTCCAATTGCAGTACAGCTGGGCATTGATCCGATTCACCTGGGCATCATTATGGTGGTGAATATGGAGATCGGCTTAATCACACCGCCGGTGGGGCTTAACTTGTTTGTGACCTCGGCAGTGACGGGAATGCCTTTGTCAGCGGTTATCCGCGCTGCATTGCCGTGGCTGATGATTTTGTTGGCCTTCTTGATGGTTATCACCTATGTGCCAAGCGTCTCGATGGGCTTACCAAACTTGTTGGGTATGTAA
- a CDS encoding TRAP transporter small permease yields the protein MNAVRLIWDRFEEGFIVFLLTAMTLVTFVYVILNNFYTLFYRIGEYFSERSEGASEFFYSIGDFILDLVQTMTWSNALTKALFAWLIFFGLAYGVRIGGHIGVDALVKLASRPTQRIIAIIACIFSLGYAGLLSVASFEWISTLMGAGIGADDLGQFGIKQWHIAVIVPIGFTLVFVRFLEILVRILRYEQVGLGLADEAADAMKLSETEESKQ from the coding sequence ATGAATGCTGTGCGCCTGATTTGGGATCGCTTCGAAGAAGGTTTTATTGTTTTTTTGCTGACGGCGATGACGTTAGTCACCTTTGTTTATGTGATTTTGAATAACTTTTATACCCTTTTTTACCGTATCGGTGAGTATTTTTCAGAGCGCTCTGAAGGCGCATCTGAGTTTTTCTACAGTATTGGCGACTTTATTTTAGATCTTGTGCAAACCATGACCTGGAGTAATGCTTTAACTAAGGCATTATTTGCTTGGCTGATTTTCTTTGGCTTAGCTTATGGCGTGCGTATTGGTGGGCATATCGGTGTTGATGCTTTGGTTAAGCTGGCTTCACGTCCCACGCAGCGAATTATTGCGATCATCGCCTGCATTTTTAGTTTGGGCTACGCTGGCTTGTTGAGTGTGGCGAGTTTTGAGTGGATTTCAACATTAATGGGCGCAGGTATTGGCGCAGATGATTTAGGCCAGTTTGGTATTAAGCAGTGGCATATTGCGGTCATTGTACCTATTGGTTTTACCTTAGTGTTTGTTCGGTTTTTAGAAATTTTAGTGCGTATTCTTCGTTATGAGCAAGTGGGCTTGGGCTTGGCTGACGAAGCTGCAGATGCGATGAAGCTGTCAGAGACAGAGGAGTCCAAGCAATGA